A part of Desulfatiglans sp. genomic DNA contains:
- a CDS encoding divalent-cation tolerance protein CutA, whose translation MTDFIQVFITINNREKAKEIAEALIEKRLAGCIQISGPINSIYRWQGRIVEDQEWLLIVKSDRAHFIELENEVKRIHPYEVPEILALPVTEGNSSYLKWLKGELA comes from the coding sequence ATGACAGATTTTATACAGGTTTTTATAACCATAAATAACAGGGAAAAAGCTAAGGAAATTGCGGAAGCGCTTATTGAAAAACGATTAGCCGGGTGCATCCAGATAAGCGGGCCTATTAACAGCATATACAGATGGCAGGGCAGAATAGTGGAGGATCAGGAGTGGCTTCTTATTGTAAAGTCAGACAGGGCACATTTTATTGAACTGGAAAATGAGGTAAAAAGAATACACCCTTATGAGGTGCCTGAGATACTCGCACTACCAGTAACAGAGGGAAACAGCTCATACCTCAAATGGCTTAAGGGCGAACTCGCATAG
- a CDS encoding transposase gives MSGHNKGNHIYGIERQKCLVYLTNNVDLTVETMAMRYKSRWNIELFFKNKDENNNNNNLKKEEMLSAQVAFYFGF, from the coding sequence ATATCCGGACACAATAAGGGGAATCATATTTACGGTATAGAAAGACAGAAATGCCTTGTTTACCTTACGAACAATGTTGATTTGACCGTGGAGACAATGGCTATGCGTTATAAGTCCCGCTGGAATATTGAACTGTTTTTTAAAAATAAAGATGAAAATAACAATAACAATAATTTAAAAAAGGAGGAGATGCTGTCTGCCCAAGTGGCTTTCTATTTTGGTTTTTAG
- a CDS encoding response regulator produces MNILLVEDDSDVRKMTTRLLEYLNCSVVAVSDGSDALSSLTNKGNSFDLVMTDYSMPDMNGVELAANLKRILPDIPVILCTGAGGSDNDSLLSESGITEVLTKPYSRNDLYLTIKRAMER; encoded by the coding sequence ATGAATATACTTCTGGTTGAGGATGACTCTGATGTAAGAAAAATGACAACCCGGTTACTGGAATACCTGAATTGCTCGGTTGTGGCTGTTTCGGATGGAAGTGATGCATTAAGCAGCTTAACCAACAAGGGCAACAGTTTTGATCTGGTAATGACAGATTATTCCATGCCCGACATGAACGGGGTGGAACTTGCTGCAAACCTAAAAAGGATATTGCCCGATATACCGGTTATCCTCTGCACGGGTGCAGGAGGTTCTGATAATGACAGCCTCCTGTCCGAATCTGGGATAACAGAGGTTTTAACAAAACCCTATAGCAGAAATGATTTATACCTGACCATAAAAAGGGCAATGGAAAGATAA
- a CDS encoding CoA activase: MSPTEIRSFQSLSENVGQFNLTGKTVLIPEMNRHGCRLLAATFRSFGINAIVMDTFKGLSLGLEHTSGKECFPCQVTLGDILCHMKGEQDKKGKGFNINDYIYFLVEAGGPCRFGMYNKYQRIVLDTYPEYKGLKISSLTTDDGYSFNGLIDSRKAVDLRKSGFFALVIGDILDRLLWRIRPYEKEKGMADEYMGKALIMLETTFEKYGEKKNFSAITESLVGIVKEAREIIDPVIPPKPLIGIVGEIYLRTHTHSNQDLIRTLEKHGAEVVNASIIEWVNFISYNDYKGAGGRLRLDLKQLRFSSLMDSIKKAIKFRAELFYQEMRQKQVYDRVRQIIDIASDHSVTHLESLLSEDELFSFEVGTEACLSISGIMEYAHQGFNGIVNVYPFTCMPSTITSAVISPVMGRMGVPYIDTPYDSSLQPGREAAIRTFMYQAEQHMKRKGRPGSRG, translated from the coding sequence ATGTCACCAACAGAAATAAGGTCATTTCAATCCCTGTCCGAAAATGTCGGGCAGTTCAATCTCACCGGTAAAACAGTGCTCATACCTGAAATGAACAGGCACGGGTGCCGTCTCCTTGCTGCCACATTCAGGAGCTTTGGCATAAATGCCATTGTGATGGATACATTCAAAGGTTTAAGCCTCGGGCTTGAACACACATCAGGCAAGGAGTGCTTCCCCTGCCAAGTGACCCTTGGCGATATACTTTGCCATATGAAGGGCGAACAGGATAAAAAAGGGAAGGGTTTTAATATAAATGACTATATCTATTTTCTTGTTGAGGCTGGCGGGCCATGCAGGTTCGGCATGTACAACAAGTACCAGAGGATAGTCCTTGATACATATCCTGAATACAAAGGGCTAAAGATCAGTTCACTTACCACTGATGATGGGTACTCCTTTAACGGGCTTATTGACAGCAGAAAGGCGGTTGATCTCAGGAAATCTGGCTTTTTCGCACTTGTTATAGGGGATATCCTTGACCGGCTCCTGTGGCGGATAAGGCCATATGAAAAAGAAAAGGGTATGGCCGATGAGTATATGGGTAAGGCCCTTATCATGCTTGAGACCACATTTGAAAAATACGGGGAAAAGAAAAACTTCAGCGCAATAACAGAGAGCCTCGTTGGGATAGTAAAAGAGGCAAGAGAAATCATTGACCCTGTTATCCCGCCAAAGCCTCTTATAGGAATAGTGGGAGAGATTTACCTTCGAACACACACTCACTCAAACCAGGATCTAATTCGCACCCTTGAAAAACACGGTGCAGAGGTGGTGAACGCATCAATAATCGAATGGGTAAATTTTATCAGTTACAATGATTATAAGGGGGCAGGCGGCAGGCTCAGGCTTGACCTTAAACAGTTAAGGTTCAGCTCCCTCATGGACTCCATAAAAAAGGCTATAAAATTCAGGGCAGAGCTGTTTTATCAGGAGATGAGGCAGAAACAGGTATATGACCGGGTCAGGCAGATAATTGATATTGCCAGCGATCACAGTGTGACCCACCTGGAGAGCCTGCTTTCTGAAGATGAACTCTTCAGTTTTGAGGTTGGCACAGAGGCATGCCTGAGCATCTCCGGCATCATGGAGTATGCCCACCAGGGATTTAATGGGATAGTCAATGTATACCCATTTACCTGCATGCCCAGCACCATAACATCGGCTGTGATAAGTCCGGTGATGGGGAGAATGGGGGTTCCATATATTGATACCCCCTATGACTCAAGTCTTCAGCCGGGGAGAGAGGCGGCAATTCGAACATTCATGTATCAGGCAGAACAGCATATGAAGAGGAAGGGTAGGCCAGGAAGCCGGGGCTAG